The following is a genomic window from Rhododendron vialii isolate Sample 1 chromosome 9a, ASM3025357v1.
TCAGCATCAaaagttggaataaaaaatcATCATTAAGTTAGAAGTTGGAATTAAAAACTAATATTAAAACATTGTATCGTGCCGATTAAAAAAGAACACATTATATCGTTTTTCCTTTACCTTTACAGTAACCTTTTTTGCTTACCGCTTAACAGCGGTGGGAAAAAATGGTGTAGATATCTCTGTGTCtctgtgtatgagagagagagagagagagagagagtgattgtaaaattttttaataaaccCCACAAAATCATAGCCGTGATTGTGATTCCTAAActgaaaaggaaattaaaaaattttagtaACTGGCAGCcgtgattgtgattgtgattgcCGTTTAACAACCgtgattttttccttcttgcaATTCATTACGTGATTGGAGGTTCATTCTTTCCAAACATACTTGCTATATATTTTCTAATTAATGtgataatcaatagaagtttaaatgtcaatatttgataaacatggtaaaaaattaaatccctgaatcatAGGAATATCAATCtcagggatttttttttatttattagccGATTACCAAGATGCGATGATGATAACCCTTGAACAACCAACGGTCTAAATTTATAGATGAGACAAATCTGAGCGTTgattgtcttttggattcaaacacaatcctattttattatatagatgtgTGGTCGACACTTTTTTAGTTTGAGAGATTTTTGCTTATGTGTAAACAAAGTGGTGCACGACGGACGGCCGTAGGAGGCGAGAGTGACAGTTTTCATCACAgcccatatttttctttttcgttcgTGCATTTCTTTGAACGATTTTTTGGGTGGTTTAGATCACGCTTCACATTATATCATTCATCCATTCATTGTTCGTGATTCTTGGTGCCGTTTGCTACTGTGGCCGAATCATTTGGAGATTGATTTGGAGTCGgttgaatccggagatcggGCGTGAAGTCCGTGGTAGATCTATTGGATCTTAAAGAAGCTTGGGGAGCATCGAAGATTGGCGAGAATAGGTAAAGGCTTGGGTAAGGATTTTACTATTTCGCAATCTGTacttctttttgattaataGAATGAAGCAGTAGTATTAGGCTgtggttttggcttagggttatttaggaccctaagtttttccacgtaaatcgtgcgtctcttgttacattttttattctacttcagtactttattttttgttttgattaatcGAGATAATCAACCCATTtatctttattaatttttaaatctgaaaattggtatatttttattaaaactcctaTTCATCCCCCTATAAGAGTAGATTGAACACTTCCGCATAATTTCAGTCCATATGTGGCTGTCTAAATCTCCCGTGACAGGCAAAGATGAGATTCGGAAGACAAATGACAAACTAGTTTGAGGAGCATGGGAGATTTGGATTTCGTACTTATAAGATTAATCACATTTCCCTCGATCTGTGTTTTTCGGTTCGAACTTATGTGAATCACCTCGGCATGGTCCGTAGTCCGCTACGGTATTGTGATTCTGTGAACACTCAAAAGTTTTAAATTTCTACTCTCTCtgttttcataattttgtcTCTTGTCATGTttcaatcaaataaaaaattaattataacttttaattggtaatactatttatatgtaatataaattttatttgagacCCTGTAGATCTTAGTGAGCTCTTTTaaatgatattttcaaaattatcaaaaagatTATAAACtacaaaatataattaattaaaaaattatacagaCTTCAAAAAGGACCGAAGATcggagacggagggagtaataattactactactaattaGCAGCAGATGATACTTTATTTTGGGCATTTCGAAGCCACTGAAAccggaaaaaggaaaaaaaagaaagaaaaagaagaagtgactAGTAATGACAAAGAGTCACAAAAAAGTGGTTTTTTGAGAAGCACAAGCGCATTAGTTGAATGGTTCGTATTCATCTGTGACGGTAGGATTATCCcacttaaaattttctagaCTTATTAGTGATGTTAATTTCTGGTTATCTTGATGATCCATAATATTATGGTAGGTACCTGAcccttttgtttttaatttattttattgatgagGGTATCTGGTGGTTTGCCCAAACTACGTTTCTAGTCATGAAGGaggttgcaacttgcaagtttTTGTCTGTTCAACCGGGGATTCTATAGGGCCGCCGATCTTgccgtccatttcggcaatTGACAGCTCAGATTTTAATTCGAAGAATGGATGGCTCGTATCAAAATGGACGACCAGATCAACCGCTCTACAGCTCTTACAGCGCGGGCTGCTCTAAAACAAAGCACATAAACTCCCCTTGTCGTTAGGAGTGGAGTTCAAGTTGCTTATGGTGGGAATGGAAAACACGCGCTCGACCAAGCCGAGCACCCAGCCCCAATCGGGATTCAATTCTGCTCTTTTCATCCATATTAGTGTACTCCTATTTGAGTATACTCGGAAGAAATCTCATTGGGAAGCCAATTTCATAGGCATGCAAAAAATGGTTCTGTCTGTTCCAATTCTCCATATAAcaagccagagagagagagagagagagcttgaaTATCGAAGATGGACCGTCATGTGGGTTGGTGAGTCAAAGCGGGATAAATCATTTAATCACCCCAAATAAACTCTATCTGCGTATATATAGGTCTATATATATAGACaacagatgtactcgtaaggcACATAACGAGAGAGCAACCACCATGGCATCCTCTAAAGCCAAGGTGACCCTGAAACTCGGGAAGGACTTCGTCGATTTCCTGTTCCACCTTCTCCGTTTGCCAGTTGGAACCGTGGTCAAGCTCCTCACAACACAGACTATGGTTGGGACCTTGGGCAACCTTTATGAAAGCATCGAAAATCTTAACGAAACCTACTTCCAGCCCAAACGCAACCAAGCTGGATCTCTTGAATCCCAAGCCACCAACTGGTAATTCTTTTGACGTCAATCCTTTGTTTTTGCTCAACAATGTCTCCAGCAGCATAGCCAAAAAAATTTACGTGTGCCCTAATATTTTTAACACTAGGACTTATCAGTCTCACATGTATGTTAGCGATGTCTGCGATGCTACTTGCCCCTGTTGCAACAACCTCATGTCTAAGGAGATGGCTTATGTTTCACGATCTGGAGGGGATGAAGGAAGTGAAATTAGAAGCAGGGGAGGGAGGATTTGTGAAAGGAGTGGTGACTTATATGGTGATGGATGATTTGGTGGTGACCCCAATGTCTACTATTTCAGGGATTACCATTCTGAACAAATTTCATGTGAAGGATGTGGGGGCACTTGAGGACAGGGTTGTTCATTTTGCTATTGTGGATTCGATCATGACTTAACGAACGGTACTTTTTCGACATGTCAAATGATTTGGTTTCATAATAGAGTTGAAGATTGAATCAGCAGAGTTTAAATTCCCGTAACAAATCTCTCTCATTTAAGTTCGATCAGATCAGTCTTTTTAGAGTCCAATGCCAGTCGTAACCaattgttttgttctttctatGGTTTCATTAGGAGAATAAATCCACTATCGGtgtaaaacttcattttttttatcactgtCTGTTATGGGCCTCACTGAGTATTTATTGTTGTGATCTGAATCATTCATATTTTAAGATTCGCAATATAGTATTGTCatacaaaaaatcagtttgatcggaagTCGATAAATATATCaacatttgaattttggtttataaaatagatgATCTAATTTATGTCAATagtaataaagataaactatccattttataaagtaaaattcaatttttgatactcctatcgatGTCTGATCAAGTTTATATTTAAGAATTTAATCTCGTTACGATTATTAGTTGTCATGTTTTCTTTAtggggtaattttttttttttttttttgatcagacgAAAATGTTTCTTTATGGGGTAATTGGGAAGTCATTTTTTTAAGGCATACAAGTACATATGTGGCTGTCTAAATCTCCCGTGACAGGCAAAAGATGAGATTCGGAAGACAAATGACAAACTAGTTTGAGGAGCATGGGAGATTTGGATTTCGTACTTATAAGATTAATCACATTTCCCTCGATCTGTGTTTCAGTTCGAACTTATGTGAATTACCTCGGCTTGGTCCATAGTCCGCTACGGTATTGTGATTCTGTGAACactcaaaagttttttaaatttctattcTCTCTGTTTTCATTATTTTGTCACTTGTCATATTCAaccgaataaaaaattaattataacttttaattggtaatactatttatatgtaatatgaattttatttgtgaCTCTGTAGATCTTAGTGAATTcttttaaatgatatttttaaaattaccaaaaaaattataaattataagatataataaattaaaaaattatacgaACTTCCAAAAAGGACCGAAGatcggagggagtaataattactactccctccgtccctttttttgtgtccagtatttcattttggaccgtcccttaataagtgtccattttgtaaagttagggggtaaaagttagtgtattgtctattttgtccctaaaagtagattttattttgaaaagttagtaagtaaaagtgtaatgatgatgggtaagtaggaaaagttgaggaaaaagttgatgtgaaaggtgtaatgatgatgtctttttaataagttggagttacgaagcaggacacttaaaaagggacagagggagtactactAATTAGCAGCAGATGATACTTTATTTTGGGCATTTCGAAGCTACTGAAAccggaaaagggaaaaaaagaaagaaagagaagagtgACTagtgataggtgctgaaaagcacccatttaatcCACCTAATTTACGATTTGTCGGTCCGTTTACATTGTTACTTGATATATTTTAGCGTTTTGTGGTGTTTGTAGGCCTTGGAGACCGATGGTGCGAAAACATACAAATTGAAAGGTTTTACAATGGGCTAACATTTATTCGGTGGAGCAAATAAAATACCAATGGAATTGGATTTATGATTTGTGCTCCTTTTATCCACCTGGGCCCAAGCAATATTGTATAAGGAACTTTGACCAAGATTTGGCTGGAGGAAAGTTCTTTCCTGGTGCAATTATTTGGTGCACACACAAGGAAAGAGTTGCAATAGGAAAAGAAGTCTTTTCCTTTATGGAAAAGAGAGTTTCGGCAGCAGCATAAAAAAGGGAACTTAGTTTATTATTGAGGGGAGGTTATTATTATTCCCAGCAGCTTTTTGGTTGAAAAACTTGAACGGGGAATTAAAGATTGGCCGTGGGCTTTGTGGCAGCGGCAGAGATCAATTCAATATCATTCGATTCTTCAGCTTcgatggccggctaaaccccttTTCTAgagggaagatgaaacttcgcaccaagtaactttattttatgtatgggttttaggtttattattcggatcgattgtataactaagaaccctttccgtttcaattgaatggaatgattttgatggttttaatctattgagtatttgtatgcatgctttcaaatacgaGTTCTACAATGATTTTCATCGATTGTAGTTGGaattctgagatagattatactcgtaagacggGCTGTGCCGTTAGGCGGCTAGACCGTACTtctgagacggtccgtgctatgggataatttatgccttttaacaactcaataattttcttgacgattattgctagggtttgcaagccctcaCAATAATGccttctgattcgaataattaatcttaCCTATGCATGTTTGAGTTACGCGGTCGAGGTGGAttcgaaccctagattttctctccaatcgttcaaactttccatttaattatttctcttagtttaataaattctctaaattcaaacaaccaaacttcctTGCCCaaattaatctagaagttaattgaatttgtcgtaactcagccatactgtctccgtcggaacgatactcggtcttgaccattattctacggagtagtagttaattccaaggttttataaatatatttttgacacggaacgacgcggtcaaCTAGTAATGACAAAGAGTCacaaaaaagttgttttttgaGAAGCACGAGCGCATTAGTTGAATGGTTCGTATTCATCTGTGTCGGGATGTTTGTATACAAATTTGCCAcgcttgttcgttttgagtaTCCAAAATTTATACACAgtctttattaaattttttcttcctatctctttttatttgttactttcaaaaatctccTTTAAAACATAAAACGAACATAGCCGAAATTTTTCATTTCAATAACGTTCCCCATTCATATCATCTCTCAATAATAAAAGGGGAAGTGGACATCCACCACAACCATTAATGAATTCATACAAGTATCTTTGATTTGCGGCTGATCAAgctgagaaatttttgggtgccgagcagATACCACATGGCTGTATTTGTTGGCTATTTCAGTCGtttaaatgtgttttggactAATGGTCTGAAtttatttcctctcttttcccttACTCaacaattctctctcctcttttttctctctttaaaattcaaaccatttaaAACATGCTTAAACAATTGAGATCGCCGACAGAATACTGTGTCTGATATCCGCAgtcacccaaaaacttctcgatCAGGTTGCATGGTTTGCCGTGGTTCAGTACACCGAAGATCAATGCAAAAGATAAGCATTTATAGCGCATCCATTCCTCTATCTTGTCAATCAGATTTTTAAAGGACGTGTGTTTGATACGAAAGGACACCCATCTTTATCTTCAAattcgaaaaaagaaaattttaaaatcaatctAATGTGTTAaccttatttgatagatctcgattagttttataaaataatgttttcgaaatcacataaaatattataaattataagttatagtcaattgaaaagtgaaacgaactcccaaaaagaacaattaaattgggacggaatgAGTATTATTGAGATAGGAATGGGTGGacatcatttatttattttatatccAGATGTCAGAATCAGCTTGCGTTTATCTTGATTAATTTCGGGACCTTAAATACAATGACCGGGCATAATTCCTAAATCTTAGTGGCTCCAAAATTAGAAATGTTTGGCCTCCATAAAAATGAAATAAGTGACCTCATATATGAACACTTGTTGATTTTCTCACAAACACTAAGCCAAACCCTTTGAAATGATAAATTCGTGCCAGATTTGTATACAAACATCCGGACACAAATGAATACGGATGACTAGTCACttattctcttcctttttttttcattggcaATGTCTACTTGAAATCTTGTGATTTGGATATTGTGAGGATACATGCCCTATGGTACAAAAGTGTACAATGATACCCCTGTGGTTTACGAAGTGTGCACATAATACTAAATTCCATCTATATAATCATCTGTAGCTAATTGCTCCGGTTTCAGATTTTATTAGCTTCGAAATGCCCAAAGTAAGCTGCTGCTAATTAGAGAAGTTTGAAACTTTTGAGTGTTCACGGTACTGTAGCGGACTATGGACCAAGCCCGGTGATTCACATTAATTCGAACCAAAAAACATACAGAATAtattttgcacatatttttcAAACACTGATCGTGTTACAACTTGGGTatattttattagttttgtgccCCGATAGCAACTTGGGTATGTGGAGGGAGGCGGTTTATGTTGCTCGGGAGGAATTGTGAAAGGAGTGGTGACTTATATGGTGATGGATGATTTGGTGGTGACTCCTATGTCTGCTGTTTCTAGTATTACTACTACTTTGCTTAACAAATTTAATGTTAAAATTTAATGTTAAGGAAGTTGGTGCACTTGAGGAAAGGGTTGTTGACATGGGAATGCCTGAGGTATTCAATTAATCTCACACTGTTCTTTTAACCATGTTTTAGGCTTAGTGATGTTAATTTCTGAATCTTTCTTGTTTGGGTTTTTAGGGCTTGAAGCTGTTGAAAGCAAGTTTGCAGTCAAAGACGATTTTAGCAAGCGTCTTTCTCGATAACACagtgtttacaccatatttcaccgcctgtcgatgatCTATTAaaaggtggcaattatgagaatgcttcctattttattattattaagtattcgtattaatattagaactagtattagtatttcttttattattgttatttgcatgcaggacacttggcttgctcctacacatgtggaagttaaaaggacacttgtcatggtcctacacatttgaagggaagtggaaagttattttgacaagtggaagcaaatgattgaatgaagactagtggaaaagttaggaagttatttcctacgtttgttattttctataaatagtcttttaagacttcattgtaatctctctccaacaaatcaaagtctatctttatttgtcttaatttttgacactactaacccattcggtttataattaggagtaggagtagaatttcatattctaagcttAACTTAGGATCTTAGATGTGTCGCTCACGGCGATGGATCAATCGTTGAAGATTAATGGAAGTCTCTTCCATTTGTCTTCAATTTTGTTCGTAATCTCACATTTGACTCGACTATCATTTctcttccggtgaagtcctgaagTATGGCGTGGAACCACGGATCCGTCTTGTGGAGACATAGCCGTATTcgtccttatttttgttgttggcattgtttcccgaaatctctAATCGAgagaaaaattggtaaacacaCAGGGGCTGAGGATTGATGCATACTCGATCCTGCTGCCGCTGAGGAAACAATGCGCGCGCGTTAGACTTTGATTCGTTCAAGGGTCTTGAGGTGGTTTAGAATTTGGTTGTTTTTTCGATGTaccatctttttttgtttattgatgATGAGGGTATCTGGTGGTTTGCCCAAACTATGTTCATGAAGGAAGTTGCAAGTTTTAATATATGCTTGACCAATGCTGTAAGATATGCTTAACCTTGTCTATAGTAGGAAGATATTCATGTCTAAAGTCACGATTATGTTTGTCTAGACTTGAAGCCATGCCAAATGCTTCTCCTTATACCTACAAAAGGAGAAACCAATTATAAGTAATAAACTCATGTGTTCGCATTTCTTTCTAACATCCTTATTCTTTCCTACTTCGTTTCCCTAGCTTGTGTTTGTATAATCCCACATTCATCTCCAAAACCCTATGAAAAAGCACTAGTACTGACTCAACTCACCCAtggcatcctcctcctcctccaaagAAGTGATAACCCTGAAACTACTAGTCGACACGAAGAACAACAGGGTCCTTTTCGCCGAGGCCGGAAAAGACTTCATCGACTTCCTCTtcaccctcctctctctccccattgGCACCGTCGTCCGCCTCCTCACTGCCAAGAGCTTGGTCGGCAGCCTAGGAAACCTCTACGACAGCGTAGACAACCTGAGCGATACCTACATGCAACCCAACCAGAAAAAGGAGGTTCTGTTGAAACCCAAGGTGGCTGTCCGCTCGACGAAGGCATCCCTTCTTCTCACCGACGATGATGCGCCCGAGCCGGCGGTTAACAAGGCATACAAGCAGTGTGCAAACTGTTTTAGGTATAactagggaattgattttcaaacttcattttttgatatccacacttacttttttttttatgttttagtgTTGAagtgtatgatttttttttccttccctaaaagacaaaaaagagattgtgaatataaaaaagaaaaaattgaaaaaattctaatgtgattttgttttttctgattTCGTTGCCCATTTATGTATTGCGGGTTTCACCTCTGCTACTCGAGTTGTGATGTGTTTGCAATTTTAATATTAAGGATTCATTAACTGTTTTGGAACGAAAGCTTACTTAGAGTACCTATTTTTAGGGCTGGAAATGAACTAAGTCATTCGTGACTCTTCCAGACCTGACTCAGTAAAGTAAAGATCCGTTCTGATTTGGTCTGTCTATTAAACGAATTGGCTGTTGAGGATATACctcaaaaacttattttttttgtgaattctctaATCTCATCGTGAGTGATTAGCCTTTGACCGAATTTGGGAGGAAATTAGTCGAGGACCTCGAGGTGCATGTAAGCGACCCCCTGACACTCCTCTTGATCGCCATatctcacacaaacacacacaaaacaaaaaatgtgaaGGTGATCACGTGCCCACTACCTCCATTCAACCCCTGTTTGTGTAGCACTGAAATTCCATGAGCTCATTTTTGTGGTGCTCGTCTTGATTTTGTGACAATCTTGAACATCATTATAAATACcacttttttgttgattaaatcatATAATGATATGTATCAAATCGCTTTTAATCTTTAAGTTAATTTTGATCTCAtagatattttctattttgcggCGGATGGCACGGAATTCGAACCCTACATTTCCTATATGTTGAAGACTTTGCTTGAGATTTTCAATTCATCTTGAcattaaaattttacattacTTACTAACAAAATCGTTCtcttgtttcaatttttttttaacctgaTTTACAGGTTCGTCACCAATGACCCAAAAGTTAATTGTCCGACATGCAAGTCTACTATGTCGTACGATGTAACATTCGTCCCATTAAAGGTTGCCAATACTGGTTTATCCGGTGAGGGAGGCTACGTTAAAGGTGTCGTAACATATATGGTGATGGATGATTTGGTGGTGATGCCCATGTCTAACATCTCTGGTATTGCATTGCTTAGCAAGTTCAATGTTACAAATGTTCAATCTTTGGAGGAGAAGGTGGTGAGTTTTGGGATGGATGAGGTAATTGATGTTTCCCTAGCCTCTCTCTTATtgcttagtttttctttttgttattccTCTTTCTGGTTAATTTCGATCAAGGACTTCCAGATTCAAATATTGCGATTCTTGTTAGAACAAGGATCGCACGGCATTGTAGTTCAAAATAAGGGAAAAGTTGTTATTGCCAGATATGCATTTGGGTAATTGTTTACAGAGAATTTGCACATAATTCTTATGAGTGACTGTAGTAGTAAAGAGACATTGAACATATATGCCCTtcttttctagggtttgaagCTGTTAAAGGCGACTTTACATTCAAAACTGGTGTTAACAAGTGTCTTCCTTGGAGGCATGAAGACAATTGTATCAGAGCCGGTtgtaatcacgcgtatggattaaacaggccatgttgtccgtaggttatagagggtagaacgtagaactgtgctaacccttgttttgcagcgttcttacccagctattatggtcacataatttttattggttttatgtgattggatcccacgataattttttcgtggttattgttatttattgggtatcacgattatttttcgtggttgtaataattaacgtagcatgtgttatttattgggtgccatgattatttttcgtggttgtaataattaacgtagcatgtgaactccaatagAGGCACAAGATTGATATTTGTATGTTTGAATAGGATttctgaataggatttctagactgattagagatggaccttttggttcattagaagttaaggaagttccagtctgtgaatcctgtttggaaggtaagatgaccaaaaggcctttttcagcaaaaggatatagagccaaagagccgttggaattggttcactctgattGAACTCCAATGgcgcatcaaataaatgtatccataccttgagcaaccgtcaataaaagtgacaaagtactcaaaaccacctctagcttggacattcataggcccacacaaatcagagtgaaccaattcTAACGGCTCTTTTgctctatatccttttgctgaaaaaggtattttggtcatcttaccttccaaacagGATTCACAGACTGAAAGTTCCtttaacttctaatgaacctaaaggtccatctctaaccagtctagaaatcctattcagattaatatgaccaagacgtaagtgccaaagatacgtttggttcaatttcgaaggctcttttctcttacatgataaattattagtgttattcaattcatgcagttgcactgtagaaaatataggatttataatgtagagatcacccaccaatgaaccagaacagataaaacgtttatttaacttaataaccacagagtcactaaaataaaccaaatatccatcattTATTAACTTAGAAACCGAAACCAAGTTCCTTCTAACAgtaggaacataaagacaatctctcaaaattaaactcctattactactaaaatttaaaaaaaatatttcctactgcaactgctgccactctcgtagcatttccgatatgtagataaatctccccattactgagtcttctggtttcctggaacccctgcaatgaattgcaaacatgattagtggctcccgtatctacacacTAGGTACTGGTAGAGAACAccgctaaacatgattcaacaactagtgaaaaagatttaccttgtttgttcactttattgagaaaaatcggacattccttcttccagtgtcctttctgcttgcagtgaaaacatTTGTCcgtaggctttttcactccaccttgaggcgcatgaactgcctccacaacctttttctgagacttattctgcttcttcttgcctttcgtcttagaagtagaagccttctctgccactagcactgatggtggtttcttcgcaaccaaaagaccctcagcCGCTTagagttccttaagaagtttcgccaaagataaatgcattttgttcatagaataagtcgggcgaaactgcttaaaactctcagactgcagtgagttaagaacgaaatcgatctgggtttccctatcaatttcagctccaaggatctctagttcattaagaagagctatcatctttagaacatgatccctaatcggggtctcttcaacatgggtgatgctcaccaattctttcatagcaactagccttgctgcctgattctgatccccaaacatttctttgaggttcagcatcatatcagaagcagtttccatagcttgatgctgatgttgcaatatattcgacatagaagccaaaaataacaccgcgccatctcatcagccttaacccaatctttataaggctttgcatcctgttctgtggcattttcttcaggtataggagggcacgccgtagatagcacatatttgtggccctcagcagttaacacaatattcaagtttcttttccagtcaacatagtttggtccagtaagtttattttctttgagaataatggcaagtggattgaaagagcccatttttgaatctgagaatcaaataacataacaatcaattatgaagggcaataaaaattttgaatttcatcttaatattggttccctctaccacatgttaaaagaaaaacattggcaaccctacaca
Proteins encoded in this region:
- the LOC131299843 gene encoding uncharacterized protein LOC131299843 encodes the protein MASSSSSKEVITLKLLVDTKNNRVLFAEAGKDFIDFLFTLLSLPIGTVVRLLTAKSLVGSLGNLYDSVDNLSDTYMQPNQKKEVLLKPKVAVRSTKASLLLTDDDAPEPAVNKAYKQCANCFRYN
- the LOC131300543 gene encoding uncharacterized protein LOC131300543, which encodes MSYDVTFVPLKVANTGLSGEGGYVKGVVTYMVMDDLVVMPMSNISGIALLSKFNVTNVQSLEEKVVSFGMDEGLKLLKATLHSKLVLTSVFLGGMKTIVSEPVVITRMD